GctagttgatttttttatcaAGAACTTTGTTGCTGCAATTGTACAAGGTCTAggtaattaaaatttaagaatatgAGTGATACGCCATCATCAAATGCTGGTTCTCCTACTGGTCCTTGTACTCCAACCACTCCTAGTACTCCAGATGTCTCTATTGGGTCTACTAGTTGCTCATCAACATCTTCTCGGTTGGTCATCTCAGTGGTAGCGGAAAAGTAAGAAAAGATATTTTTGTATAGTTGAtctaattttttctaatataagTATTATGAAATGTgttatttattgttaattttatttcaGATTTGTTCCTAATGGTCATTCTATCTCGAAGACCATCACAGAAATTTTCAAGGAACGACAAGATGCTACTGGCTACTCATGGAAGGATGTCAGTCAATCAACTCGTAAATTTTATTGGCATGAATTTTTGGTAActattgttttatatttaaaatttataagtaatttatttaatatatgtcTCTATGTGTTTATTTCActaagtaatattttttcagAAATCATATCAGTGAAATCCTACTGAGAATTCTATAATGGAACGTACATGGAATAAGGTGGCATCCACTTTATACTCCAAGAAAATGTATATTTGGCGAAAAGGTACAGTCAAACCTAATTTTGTTTTGGAGGATATTTGGAGAAGTTGGAAGACGCATTGGGCCTCAGATGAATGGATGGATAAATCTGCCACTCGAAATCGATGTAGTGAGACTGGTGGACTAGGCACTAGTTCAAGCAAGCATACCGGTGGTTCTAGATCAACAGTGGAGCATACTATAAAATTGGTACCAAATTTAACACTTTCTATAATATATTTCTAATCTTAtctcttattttaatattaaactCTGTATTTTAGGCAATAGAACTACGTCGTCCACCAAATTCGTGGGATATATTTAAGAAGTTGCATAAAAGAAAGGATGGCAACTTTGTTGATGCCAAGTCTAAATGCATTAATGTAAGTTGTGTGTGTTGCTCTTCTTTTACCAAACATTCTAGGACTGATCCTTATTTTGTGAagcttttaaaaaagaaaaaggtagaTTTTATGCAGTTGTGTGTGTTGCTATTAAGAAGATTTTCTATAATTGTTTGTGTTGCAATTGAGCAAATTTTTGGGGCAACTCTTTGTGCTGTTTTGTTGGGCAATTTTTTAATGCAATTTTGAAGCAGATTTTGTGCTATTGTGGATAGATTTTGTGCCTTTTTTGTGGCATATTTTGTGGCAGCTCTTTGTGTTGTTTTGTGCAGCTCTTTGTGTTGTTTTTGGTGCAAATTTGAGCAGATTTTTATCATAGTTTTGATCATATGTTTTGCAGTTATTTAAGCAGTTTTTTAATGCAATTTTGAAGTAGATTTTGTGCCTTTTTTGATAGATTTTGTGCTGTTTTTGGGTAGATTTTGTGCTTTTTTTTGTGCAGATTTTtatcatacttttttttattaaatgttgAGTAGTTATTTGGACAGTTATTACTGCAATTTGAAGCAAATTGTGtgccttttttttatatagattttatGCCATATTGGGGGCagatttttttctgtttaataAATTTGTGTTGTCTTtaagatacattttttttacaGAGTTGCTAGAAGCAACTTAATATGCACATATTTGTGGAAAGCTTGAGTTTTTGGTGGttgattgtttgaaaattttcaggATAAAATGGAGGTTGTCTTAGCTGCTGCTATTTCTAGCTCCTCGAATGATTCACAAGAAGTTCAAGAACTTGATATAAATAGCTTATATTTTGATGTTGTGAGTGGAGAAAAAAAACGACGTGTGTATGGTTTAGGCTCTCAAGGTTTGGCGTTGTATCAAGATCAAAATTCTATCACTTCGCGCAATTTACCTGCGGTGTCTGATGATGTTGCTGAAGAGCGCATTAAACTACTTGAGGAAGAAGTGTTGCATATGAGAGAAAATCAAGAGagaattcttcaagaacgttTAGAGGCGGAGGTGCAACAACGAGTAGAGCACGAGGTCTCGCGTTTGAGGCAACAAAG
This genomic stretch from Solanum stenotomum isolate F172 chromosome 10, ASM1918654v1, whole genome shotgun sequence harbors:
- the LOC125842816 gene encoding uncharacterized protein LOC125842816, producing the protein MSDTPSSNAGSPTGPCTPTTPSTPDVSIGSTSCSSTSSRLVISVVAEKFVPNGHSISKTITEIFKERQDATGYSWKDVSQSTRKFYWHEFLVASTLYSKKMYIWRKGTVKPNFVLEDIWRSWKTHWASDEWMDKSATRNRCSETGGLGTSSSKHTGGSRSTVEHTIKLAIELRRPPNSWDIFKKLHKRKDGNFVDAKSKCINDKMEVVLAAAISSSSNDSQEVQELDINSLYFDVVSGEKKRRVYGLGSQGLALYQDQNSITSRNLPAVSDDVAEERIKLLEEEVLHMRENQERILQERLEAEVQQRVEHEVSRLRQQSDDRFKSMEERWSRMMSEMALSSRSSSNLSP